GGGGGCAGCGCGGCCGGCTCGGGGAGACTGGCGGCGTACCAGCTGGGCGGGAAGGCGGCGCTCACTGCAGGCCTCGCGGGTGCAGGGCAGGAGGACGGAGCGGGGCAGGTCGATCAGCGTTCACCAACCTAGTTTCGCCGATGCGTGACGGCTGTGGTGTGACGGCACCGACTTGCCGCCTTCGCCGGGCGACGGGTAACGTGGCGGCACGCCAAGGAGTTTTCCCATGCGCCGCCTGCCCTGGGTGGGCCTGCCCACCGACAGCACCGTGCTCGGCCATCACCGTTTCACGATGGCCGGCGAGAAGTACGTGCGCGCGCTGGCCGAGGCGGCCGAAGTGACCCCGGTGGTGTTGCCCAGCCTGCAGCCACCGCTGCCTGCCGGCAACTGGCTGCAGGGGCTGGATGGCCTGCTGCTGACCGGCGCGGTCAGCAATATCGAACCGCAGCACTACGAGGGTGGCCGCAGCTGGCCAGGCAATCCGCATGACCCGGCCCGGGATGCCAATGCCTTTGCGTTGCTGCAGGAGGCACTGGCGCTGGACCTGCCGGTGCTGGCGATCTGCCGCGGCTTCCAGGAATTGAATGTGGCACTGGGCGGCAGCCTGCATCCGCAGGTGCATGCGGTGCCCGGCCTGGCGGATCATCGTGAAGATCCGCAGGCGCCGGTGGACGTGCAGTACGGGCCGGCGCATGCGGTCACGCTGGCTGCCGATGGCTGGCTGTCGCAGTGGCAGGGGGGCGATCGTGTGCAGGTCAATTCGGTGCACGGCCAAGGCATCGCCCGCCTCGCGCAGGGCCTGCAGGTCGAGGCCTGGGCCGACGATGGGCTGGTCGAAGCGGCACGCAGCCTGCACCATGGTTTCGTGCTCGGCGTACAGTGGCACCCGGAGTGGCGTGTCATGCAGGCGCCGTTCTATCACGCTATTTTCCGTGCATTCGGCCAAGCTTGCCGGCAGCACCAACAGAACCGACTGGATTCCCGATGAGTTCCCGAACGCGCCCGCGCAAGACGGCCACGCCCCCCGCACCGCAGGAAAGCACGCTGCTGCGCTGGCTGAAGGAGCGGCGCATCACCGAGGTGGAATGCCTGGTGCCGGACATCACCGGCAACGCGCGCGGCAAGATCATCCCCGCCGACAAGTTCTCGCATGACTACGGTACGCGGCTGCCCGAAGGCATCTTCGCCACCACCGTCACCGGCGAGTTTCCCGATGACTACTACGAGCTGACCTCGCCATCGGACTCGGACATGATGCTGCGCCCCGATCCGGATACGGTGCGGATGGTGCCGTGGGCGGCCGACGCCACCGCGCAGGTCATCCACGATTGCTACACCAAGAACGGCGAGCCGCATGAGCTGGCACCACGCAACGTGCTGCGTCGCGTGCTGGCGGCTTATGCCGAACTGGGCCTGCGCCCGGTGGTGGCGCCGGAGCTGGAGTTCTTCCTGGTGCAGAAGAACACCGACCCGGACTTCCCGCTGCTGCCACCGGCTGGCCGTTCCGGGCGCCCGGAAACCGCGCGGCAGTCGTACTCGATCGATGCGGTCAACGAGTTCGACCCGATCCTCGACCTGATGTACGACTACGCCGATGCGATGAAGCTGGACGTGGACACCCTGATCCACGAATCCGGTGCGGCGCAGCTGGAAGTCAACTTCACCCATGCCGATGCGATGGACCTGGCCGACCAGGTGTTCCTGTTCAAGCGCACCATGCGCGAGGCAGCGATGCGCCACGGTGTCTATGCCACGTTCCTGGCCAAGCCGATGGAGAACGAACCGGGCAGTGCCATGCACATCCACCAGAGCCTGGTGCGGGTGAGCGATGGCAGCAACGTGTTCGCCGGCGAGACCGATGCCGAGGGCGAGTTCAGCCCGGTGTTCGGCCACTACCTGGGCGGCCTGCAGAAGTACGCGCCGCAGGCGATGGCGTTCTTCGCGCCGAACGTGAACTCCTACCGCCGGCTGGTGTTCGGCGAAGTCTCGCCGAGCAACGTCCATTGGGGCTTCGACAACCGCACCTGCGGCCTGCGCGTGCCGCTGGATACGCCGGAGAACATGCGCGTGGAGAGCCGTTTCGCCGGGTCCGATGCCAATCCCTACCTGGCAATGGCCGCGACCCTGGCCTGTGGCCTGCTCGGCATCCGCGAGCGGCTGGCACCGGATGCGCCGGTGACCGGCAGCGCCAAGGAACTGGGCTACAACCTGCCGCGCTCGCTGGGCGAGGCGCTGGACGGGCTGGAGCAGTGCAGCGAGCTGCAGGCACTGCTGGGTGAGCGCTTCTGCCGGGCCTACATCTCGGTCAAGCGCAAGGAATACGAGACCTTTTTCCGCGTCATCAGCTCGTGGGAGCGCGAGTTCCTGCTGCTGAACGTCTGAGCATCCGGAATAGAAAAATCCGCCGCCGGGGGGTAGGCTGGCACCCGTCGCCGGCCCCGCCGGCCCCCCCTTCCCGCATTCTGGAGCACCCGATGAAGCTGCGTATCCTCACGCTCGGCCTGGCCTCCGCCATGCTTTCCGCCTGTGGCGGTGGCAACGGCGGCGCGCAGGACAGCCAGGTCCTGAACGTCTACAACTACAGCGATTACATCGCCGAGGACACCATTCCGACCTTCGAGAAGGAGAGCGGCATCGAGGTGACCTACGATGTGTTCGACAGCGATGAGATGGTCGAGACCAAGCTGCTGGCCGGCAACAGCGGCTACGACGTGGTGGTGCCGACCCTGAACTTCTTCGGCCGCCAGATCCAGGCCGGCGTGTTCCTGCCGCTGGACAAGAGCAAGATCCCGAACCTGGCCAACCTCGATCCGGCGGTGATGAAGCGCATCGCCACCCAGGATCCGGGCAACCAGTACGGCGTGCCGTACATGATCGGCACCACCGGCATCGGCTACAACGTGGACATGCTGAAGCAGCGCTTCGGTGGCAGCACCGACATCGCCAACAGCTGGGACCTGGTGTTCAAGCCGGAGAACATCAGCAAGATGAAGGACTGCGGCGTGACCATCCTGGACACGCCGGCGGACATGATCCCGATCGCACTGCATTACCTGGGCCTGGACCCGCACAGCGGCGACCCGGCCGAGCTGCAGAAGGCCGCCGACCTGTTGAAGTCGATCCGCCCGTACGTGCAGAACTTCCACTCCTCGCAGTACGTGGGTTCGCTGGCCAACGGCGGTACCTGCCTGGTGGTCGGCTGGTCGGGTGACATCATCCAGGCCCGCGACCGCGCCGAGGAAGCCAGCAATGGCGTGCACGTGGCCTATTCGATCCCGAAGGAAGGCGCACCGCAGTGGTTCGACATGCTGGCGATCCCGAAGGATGCCAAGCACCCGGAGGCGGCCTACGCCTTCATCAACTACCTGCTGCAGCCGAAGGTTGCCGCGGCCAACACCAACTTCATCCATTACGCCAACCCGGTGCCGACCGCGACCCCGCTGGTGGATGAGGCGATCCGTACCGACCCGACCATCTACCCGCCGGCCGACGTGGCCGAGAAGATGTTCACCTATTCGATCAACACGCCGGAGACCGACAAGCTCTACACCCGGCTGTGGACCGAGGTGAAGACCGGCCGCTAGGGGCTGGCTGGCAGGTGGGTGCCGACCGTTGGTCGGCATGCTTTTCCGGCAGGGCCGACCAACGGTCGGCCCCCACCAGATCTGCAGATCCCCCCGGCCCGGTGGGTGCCACCCGTTGCCGTCATATCCCCTGCGGCCCCCGGCCGGTAGAATGGCGGCCGCTGTCCACCGCCCGCTCCCGGAGCCCCCATGCCCGTTGAAGCCCAGCCGGTAGCCACCGTCGTCGACACGACCGGTGCGCCCGGCTATCTCTCCATTCGTGACCTGCGCAAGGAATTCGACGGTTTCGTCGCCGTCGACGACGTCAACCTGGACGTGCGCAAGGGCGAGATCTTTGCCCTGCTCGGTGGCTCCGGCAGTGGCAAGTCGACCCTGCTGCGCTGCCTGGGCGGCTTCGAGACGCCCACCAAGGGCAGCATCACCCTCGATGGCCAGCGCCTGGACGCACTGCCGCCGTACCAGCGGCCGGTCAACATGATGTTCCAGTCCTATGCCCTGTTCCCGCACATGACGGTCGAGCAGAACATCGCCTTCGGGCTGAAGCAGGATGGCCTGGGCAAGGACGCGATCAGCAAGCGCGTCGGCGAGATGCTGGACCTGGTGCAGATGGGGCATCTGGGCAAGCGCAAGCCGCACCAGCTGTCCGGCGGCCAGCAGCAGCGCGTGGCGCTGGCGCGGTCGCTGGCCAAGGGGCCGAAGCTGCTGCTGCTGGACGAACCGATGGGCGCGCTGGACAAGAAGCTGCGCTCGCAGATGCAGCTGGAACTGGTCAGCATCATCGAATCGTCGGGCGTGACCTGCGTGATGGTCACCCACGATCAGGAAGAAGCGATGACCATGGCCACCCGCATCGCGGTGATGGATGCCGGCTGGATCCAGCAGGTGGGCAAGCCGGACGAAGTCTACGAGCAGCCGGCCAACCGCTTCGTCGCCGAGTTCATCGGCTCGGTCAACCTGTTCGACGGGGTGATCGACGAGGACCTGCCCGAGTACGTGACCGTGCGCTCGCCGCTGTTCCCGGCACCGATCTACATCGCCCATGGCATCACCTGCTATGAAGGGCAGCCGGTCGCGTTCGCGCTGCGCCCGGAGAAGGTGATGATCGGCAAGGACGAGCCGGAAGGGCACACCAACAAGGCGCAGGGTGTGATCGAGGACATCGCCTACTTCGGCAGCCATTCGGTCTACCACGTGCGCCTGCCCAGCGGCGCCAAGGTGCTGGCCAACTTCGCCAACTCGCAGCGCTGGGCCAGTGACGGCCTGACCTGGGGCGACGAAGTGTGGGTGCACTGGCGCGACAACGACGGCGTGGTGCTGACCTCATGAGCGTCGCCGGCCTGAAGCGCTGGCTGCCGGGGCTGCGTGCCACGGTGATCGGCATTCCGTACCTGTGGCTGCTGCTGTTCTTCGCAGTGCCGTTCCTGATCGTGCTGATGATCAGCTTCTCGCTCAGCCGGGTCGGCTCGCCGCCGTACACCTGGCTGCTGCAGTACGCGGACGGCGGCTTCTCGCTGAAGCTGAACCTGGAAAACTACCTGGCGCTGTTCCGTGATTCGATCTATGCGCAGGCGTTCCTGAGCTCGATCAGGATCGCGGCGATCTCCACCTTCCTCACCCTGCTGATCGGCTATCCGATGGCCTATGCCATCGCGCGCCTGTCGCCGGCCGCGCGCAACGTGGCGATGATGCTGGTGGTGCTGCCGTCATGGACCTCGTTCCTGATCCGCGTGTATGCGTGGAAGGCGATCCTGGACCGCAACGGCCTGCTCGACCAGTTCCTGCAGTTCAGCGGCCTGCAGTCGCTGATGACCAGCATGGGCCTGCCCAAGCTGCAGCTGATCGATACCCCGACCGCCGCCTACATCGGCATCGTCTACTGCTACCTGCCGTTCATGGTGCTGCCGCTGTACGCCAACCTGGTCAAGCATGACCACCGCCTGCTGGAGGCGGCCTACGACCTCGGCGCCAAGCCGTGGCAGGCGTTCCTGCGCATCACGTTGCCGCTGTCGAAGGCGGGCATCATCGCCGGCTGCATGCTGGTAATGATCCCGGCGGTGGGTGAATTCGTGATCCCGGAAATGCTGGGCGGCTCGGAGACGCTGATGGTCGGTCGCCAGCTGTGGAACGAGTTCTTCAACAACCGCAACTGGCCGGGTGCCTCGGCGATGGCGGTGGCGATGATCCTGTTGCTGCTGGTGCCGATCCTGCTGTTCAACCGTTCCCAGCAGCGCCTGCTGGAAGGGAAGCAGGCATGAGCCCGCGTAGCGCCAAGGGCCTCGGGCTGGGCGTGCTGTTGCTCGGCTTCGCCTTCCTGTACCTGCCGATCCTGCTGTTGATGTTCTATTCGTTCAACAGCTCGCGGCTGGCGATGGTCTGGGCCGGGTTCTCCACCCGCGCCTACAGCGACCTGTTCGCCGACCGCGCGCTGATGGATGCGATGTGGACCAGCCTGGTGGTGGCGTTCTGGACCGCCTGCACGGCCACCGTGCTCGGCACGTTGGCGGCAATGGTGATGACCCGCTTCAAGCGTTTCCGCGGCAAGCCGCTGTTTGGCGCGCTGGTGACCGCGCCGCTAGTGATGCCGGACGTGATCCTGGGCTTCTCGCTGATGGCGCTGCTGGCTTCGATGGGCGCGATTCCCGGCTTCCCCGCGCGTGGCCTGGCCACCATCTGGATCGCGCACGTGACCTTCACCCTGTGCTTCGTCACCGTGGTGGTGTCTTCGCGCCTGCAGGAAATGGACCTGTCGCTGGAAGAAGCGGCGATGGACCTGGGCGCCAGCCGGTTGACCGTGTTCGGCCGCATCACCCTGCCGATCATCGCGCCGGCACTGGTGGCGGGCTGGCTGCTGGCGTTCACCCTGTCGCTGGATGACGTGGTGGTGGCCAGCTTCGTGGCCACGCCGGGCTCGACCACGCTGCCGATGAAGGTGTTCGCCTCGGTGCGCATGGGCATCAGCCCGAAGATCAATGCGCTGGCCACGCTGCTGGTGTCGGCGGTGTCGATCGCCGCGGTGATCGGCTGGTACATCAATGCCCGCGCCGAGAAACGGCGCCAGCGCGACCTGCAGCTGGCGCGGCAGGACAACGGTTGAGTCCGCGGCCTGCCGGCTGATCCGGCAACATCCGGCTCACGGGCAACCGCGCACAATGGGGATCTTCCAGATGGAGATCCCCCATGACCGTCGAGATTATCGATCCGGCCACCGGCCAGGTGACCTACCGCCATGAACTGATGGGTGCTGCCGACATCGAGCAGCGCCTGCAGGCTGCTGCCGATGCCTTCCCCGGCTGGGCTGATCACTCGTTGCAGGATCGCGGTGCCATCCTGCGCCAGATCGCTGCGCAGCTGCGCGCGCGCCGTGACGATCTGCAGCAGGCGATGACCCACGAGATGGGCAAGCTCAAGGCCGAAGCGCTGGCCGAGGTCGACAAGTGCGCCGCGGCCTGTGAGTACTACGCCGACCACGCGGCCGACTACCTCAAGCCGCAGCTGATCGACACCGAAGCCCAGCGGAGTTACGTGCGCTACGAGCCGATCGGCTGCGTGTTCGCGGTGATGCCATGGAATTTCCCGATCTGGCAGGTGTTCCGTTTCCTCGCGCCGGCGTTCATGGCCGGCAACGTGGCCCTGCTCAAGCACGCCAGCAACGTGCCGCAGTGCGCCGACCTGATCCTGGCGGTGTGCCGTGACGGAGGCCTGCCGGATGGCGTGTTCGATGTACTGCACATCGACAACGACCAAGCCGCCGAGGTGCTGCGCGACGCACGGGTGAAGGCGGTGACGCTGACCGGCAGCGAGCGCGCAGGGCGCTCGATCGCATCCAATGCCGGCAGCCAGCTGAAGAAGTCGGTGATGGAGCTGGGTGGCAGCGATGCCTTCGTGGTGCTCGACGATGCCGACCTCGACAGGACCGTGGCGGCGGCCGTGAAGTCGCGTTTCGACAACAGTGGGCAGACCTGCATCGCGGCCAAGCGCTTCATCGTGGTCGATGCGGTGGCCGATGACTTCACCCGACGCTTCGTTGAAGCCGCAGGCGAGCGCCAGTACGGCGATCCCAACGAGCGTGGCACCACGCTGGCGCCGATGGCGCGCGCCGACCTGCGCGATGAACTGCACAAGCAGGTGCAGGCCAGCGTGGCCAAGGGCGCGCGGGTGCTGGTCGGCGGTGAGCCGATTGCCGGCACCCATGCCGGCTATCCGGCGACCGTACTCGATCAGGTCGGCCCGGGCATGCCGGCCTACGACGAGGAGCTATTCGGGCCGGTGGCCGCAGTGATACGGGTCAAGGACGAGGCCGAGGCACTGCGCGTGGCGAACGACACCCGCTTCGGCCTGGGTGGCAGTGTGTGGACCGGCGATCCGGTACGTGGCGAGCGCTTCGCAAAGCGCATGGAATGCGGCGCCGCGTTCGTCAACGCCATCGTCAAGAGCGACGCGCGGCTGCCGTTTGGTGGCAGCAAGCAGTCCGGTTTCGGTCGGGAGCTGGCCGACCACGGCATCCATGAGTTCATGAACATCAAGACCGTCTACGTGGCTTGATGCGCCTGCTTTTGTAGAGTCGAGCCATGCTCGACTGCTCTTCGCTCGATTCTACGGAATGCGTCGTACTGGAAGTCGAGCATGGCTCGACTCTACAGAAGGCGGGTCATGTGCCACGACCAATGATCGTGGCCGACTGGTCCGGGGGGTATCGTCCGTTGGTCGATACCCCTCACAACCACTTCGCGCGCTTGAACAAGCGGTACAGCCCCACGCACACGCCGCCCACGCCCACGATCATCAGCGGGTAGGACCACGGTTCGCTCAGCTCCGGCATGTGGCTGAAGTTCATGCCGTACCAGCTGGTGATCAGCGTCGGTGCCGCCAGCAGCGCGGCCCACGCGCCGAGGCGCTTGACCGTCTCGCCCTGCGCCAGCGTCACCAGCGACAGGTTCACGCTCAGTGCGGTGCCCAGCATTTCGCGCAGGGTGTCGATCACATCGCTGATGCGTACCGCATGGTCGTGCACGTCGCGCACGTAGAGCTTCACTTCATCGGGAATCAGCTCGCCCTGGTAGCGGCGCAGCTGCGCCAGCACATCCTGCAGCGGCGCCACCGCCATCCGCATCTTGTTCAGTTCGCGCTTGAGCTCGTACAGCCGCACCACCGTGCTGCGCTTGTAGTTGTCGGCGAAGATGTCCTTTTCCAGCAGGTCCAGGGTGTCGCGGAAGCGGTGCACGATCGGCAGGTAGTTGTCGACCACGAAGTCGGTCACCGCATACAGGCAGTACGACGGGCCCATCTTCAGCAGCTGCGGCTCGCGTTCCACCCGTGCACGCACCGGCGCGTAGGACAGCGAGGCGCCGTGGCGGACCGTCACCAGGAAGCGCGGGCCGAGGAAGGCGTGGGTTTCGCCATACTGGATGCGTTCGTCCACCATCTGTGCGGTGGTCACCACCACGAACAGCGAGTTGCCGTAGGTCTCGACCTTGGGCCGCTGGTGCGCGTTGCGCGCATCCTCGATGGCCAGGTCGTGCAGGCAGAATTCCTCCTGCAGTTTCAGCAGCACATCGTCGTTGGGGTCGTACAGGCCGACCCAGACGAAACCATTGCCACTGGCAATGACATCGCTGATGGCATCCAGGCTGATGTCGTGGCGTTTGCCCTCGTCATCGTAGTGGACGCAGTTGATGACGCAGGCGGGGTTGGCCGAGGCAGGGGCGGAAGCGGAGGCGGGCAATGACATGCCCGCCATCGTGCGTCAGCGCCGTGTTTCGGACAAGTGAGGATGGCGCCCCAATGCCCACGCCAGTGCCACATGCACCGGCAGCAGCAGCACGATCCACTGCACGTTGTACTGCGCCTGCAGGCTCAGCCAGTGTAGTACCAGCGCGGCCACGGCCTGTACCGCCAGCAGCCACAGCACGACTCTGAACATGCGGCCCGGCACGCGCCGGCGCAGCAGCGAGATGGCGCCCGGCAGCAGCAGCACGGCCAGCGGCGAAAGCAGCAGCAGGTTGCGGTTGGCCCACGCAGCGTAGTGGGTGCTGAAGCCCCACAGGAACACCAGTACGCCACCGAACAGGGCGCACAGCAGCCAGAACGGCAGGGCCAGCCCGGCCAGCAGGCGCGGCCGGCTGCGCAGCGCCAGCATGCCGGCGGCGATCACCAGGCCACACAGCAGCCACGGCCACCAGCGGCGCGCGAACTCCTTCGGCTCCGGGTCGATGCGGTGCGGCAGCAGTTCCTGTTCGGTCTGCACCAGCGGCCGGCCGTCGCTGTTGCGCGCCTGGCGCAGCGCGTCGGCCAGGCGCATCGGTACGAAGGCTTCCTGCCAGCGCGACAGCGGCTGGTCGGCGAACGGTCCGAGGCCGACGTCGAAGCCCAGCCACATCCACGGTGCCGGCGAGGCCAGGCGCACCGACTCACTGCGGTAGGTATTGCCGCGCGAGCGCCCCGACAGCTGCGACTGCAGGCCACCATCCAGCGCCTTGTCCACCGTGTCGCGGACCATGGTGGCGCAGTTGGCGGTGTAGTAGTCGTAGTGGTAGCGTGCGTTTTCCGGCTTGGCCCGCTCGGCCAGGTCGGCGGCCAGCGCACGTGCCTGGTCCGGGCGCAGGTCCAGCCACTGCACGCTGGCGCCACGGCCGGTCTCGTCGTAGTACGACAAATCCTGCTGCAGCGGCAGCGCCACCAGGTAATACATCATGTCACCGCGCACGAAGCGGCTGATGAAATCGTCCTCGGACGGATCGAAGTAGCCGAAGTTGTACGACGTCGCTTCGCCGCTGAGCGGATCGATCACGACGATGGCGTCGTGGCCGAAGCGTTCGAAGAACACCGTGCCCGGCTGCATGGTCACCACACCGATGCGCGGGGCGGGGGCCTCGGCGCTGGCGGCAGGCGCAGCAGGCGAGGGTGTGGCTGCCGCCGGCTGCGCGAAGGCGGCCAGCGGCAGGGCCATGGCCAGCACGCACAGTGCCAGCCACACCATGAGGATCAGGCCGCGGCGCTTCAAGCGTCGTCCTGCGCGTCCGGCGGCAGCACGGTCACGTGGAAGGCCTGGACCCGCCGCGCATCGGCGCGGGCCACGCGGAACATGAAGCGGTCCAGCGCCAGCTCGTCACCGACTTCCGGCAGATGGCCCACGGCCTCGGTGACCAGGCCACCGATGGTGTCGTAGTCCTCGTCGGAGAACGTGGCGCCGAAGCGTTCGTTGAAGTCGCCGATCGGGGTCAGCGCGTCGACCACGTACTGGCCGTCGGACTGGATGGCGATCTGCGCCGACGGATCCTCGGCCTCGTCATGCTCGTCGTCGATCTCGCCGACGATCTGTTCCAGCACGTCCTCGATGGTGACCAGGCCGGCGACACCGCCGTACTCGTCGACCACGATGGCCATGTGGTTGCGCGACAGGCGGAACTCCTTCAGCAGCACGTTGAGCTTCTTCGCCTCCGGGATCAGCACCGCCGGGCGCAGCAGCTCGCGCACGTTGGCCGGGCCGTTGTCGGCGACCACGCCGCGCAGCAGGTCCTTGGCCAGCAGGATGCCAAGGATGTCGTCCTTGTTCTCGCCGTGCACCGGGAAGCGCGAATGGCCGGATTCGACCACCTGCTTCATCAGTTCCAGGAAGGGCGCTTCGACCGGCAGCGAGACCATCTGCGAGCGCGAGATCATCACGTCGCCCACGGTCAGCTCGGCCACCGAAATGGCGCCTTCCATCATCTTCAGGGTATCGGCGGCGATCAGGCCCTCTTCCTGCGCGGTGTGCAGGACAGCGACCAGCTCGTCGCGGGTATGGGGTTCGCCGGAGAAGGCGGAGGTCAGGCGTTCAAGCCAGCCGCGCTTCTTTTCACTGTGCTCCTGTGCGGAGCTACTACTGTCGTCTTCTGACATCTCTGGAAAAAAGGCACCCGGCAGGCCGGGCGTTGGCCCCAGTCTAGCAGGATGTGGCGGCCTGTCAGTGACCGTCGCTGCCGGGTCCGGTGATCGGCGGCGGCGCCAGTTCAGGCCGGGCGGGCGCTTCTTCCTCGGGCAGGTCCAGGCTGTAGGTGCAGCCGGCCAGGGTCTTGCCGGGGTGGGAGGCGACGGTGGAGACGCTGAGGATGATGGACTCGATCTGGGCCTCGCCGCTTTTCGGGTCGGTCACGTCGCGGCTGACCAGCTCGCGGCCGGCCATGAACTTGCCATCCTGGTCGTAGCCCGTCTCCAGCCCCAGCCGCTTGGCCAGCGGCCGCGGGTCGGCCTGGTCGAGGATCGCCATGACGCTGGACCCGGCCACGGCGACCCGTTCGGTGCGGGTGCCGAACACGCTGATCGGCTGGGCCAGCCGGTACTCGCTCATGAACTGGTTGCCCTGCGGCAGCGGCTGCAGGCCCTGGGCGACGGCCTTCAGCGGGTCGGCCAGCAGCGGCGCCAGGGCAGCGTGGTCGGCTACGCCCTGGCGGCATTCGATCAGGGCCGGCAGGTCAAGATTGGAGGCGAGGGCCGAAGGCACCGCAAAGGCAGACAGCAGGGGCAGGGCAATACGCAGCACGGGCACAGGATCCGCAACGGAAGGCAGGCCGGTGATCGTACCGGCCCCGGTCAGCCATCGCGAGCGCCTCCATGCAGTCAGCGGGATTGCAGGTGCGATCCCGCTGGGTGCCAGCGCAGCCTGACCGGGTAGCCCAGTTGCGCCTGCAGGTGGTCGCGCACGGCCGCTGCTGTTGCGC
This portion of the Stenotrophomonas sp. WZN-1 genome encodes:
- a CDS encoding DUF4105 domain-containing protein, with the protein product MKRRGLILMVWLALCVLAMALPLAAFAQPAAATPSPAAPAASAEAPAPRIGVVTMQPGTVFFERFGHDAIVVIDPLSGEATSYNFGYFDPSEDDFISRFVRGDMMYYLVALPLQQDLSYYDETGRGASVQWLDLRPDQARALAADLAERAKPENARYHYDYYTANCATMVRDTVDKALDGGLQSQLSGRSRGNTYRSESVRLASPAPWMWLGFDVGLGPFADQPLSRWQEAFVPMRLADALRQARNSDGRPLVQTEQELLPHRIDPEPKEFARRWWPWLLCGLVIAAGMLALRSRPRLLAGLALPFWLLCALFGGVLVFLWGFSTHYAAWANRNLLLLSPLAVLLLPGAISLLRRRVPGRMFRVVLWLLAVQAVAALVLHWLSLQAQYNVQWIVLLLPVHVALAWALGRHPHLSETRR
- a CDS encoding transporter associated domain-containing protein, encoding MSEDDSSSSAQEHSEKKRGWLERLTSAFSGEPHTRDELVAVLHTAQEEGLIAADTLKMMEGAISVAELTVGDVMISRSQMVSLPVEAPFLELMKQVVESGHSRFPVHGENKDDILGILLAKDLLRGVVADNGPANVRELLRPAVLIPEAKKLNVLLKEFRLSRNHMAIVVDEYGGVAGLVTIEDVLEQIVGEIDDEHDEAEDPSAQIAIQSDGQYVVDALTPIGDFNERFGATFSDEDYDTIGGLVTEAVGHLPEVGDELALDRFMFRVARADARRVQAFHVTVLPPDAQDDA